Genomic DNA from Phyllopteryx taeniolatus isolate TA_2022b chromosome 10, UOR_Ptae_1.2, whole genome shotgun sequence:
ctttgacCACTCATTCTTTTACACACGCCATCGCTAGCAACGTATTTCAAcatggagtggcagagaaggcagagattttgctttgactttttttttttttttttttttttgatagctTCAATCTGCTGCCGTAAAATGGAACTAAACTCAGTCCATCTGCTTTGCTgacttgtgatgttttttttttctttaaaacttCACAAGCGCAGCTCTCTAGGGACTCAGTTTCACTAAAGTAAACATATTTCCTCTCACGCTGCTAATGGAATCCAAAGCTGCAGTCACTCAGTCCACGTTTCCTTAAAGCAGTTGTTCTCAAAATGGAGGTCTGCGAGCTGCAGCTTGGACGTCTGCGAAATTGTTTACAataagttcattttttaaaaagtgcacaCCTACATATGggaacaacaataaaatgaacGACTACTAAAACAATGACTCCacctttgggccaattaaaagctttgATGTGATTATGACGCATCATCACATAAACCTGGAATCGAtttttagaaaatgaaaaaggttTTATCACAGgattaaagtcatattttcatcCGGTTGTATTTAAACTGTCTCTTAAGATCAAATATTGCGACTTCATCTTGGTAAAAACATTGACGTAATGACTTTTATTTCTGATTTCAGATACAGAACCTCCCAAAATGAGGTGTCCGAGATCCAGAATCAAGGTAGCGGAGCCTGCAAAACTGACTGCCAGAGTGACTTGGGACGCACCGGTGGCCACAGACACAGCCGATAAAATACTCGAGTATGTCCCTGTTGAACTTTGATGACCTTTTCCTTGTTTGCGATGGAATGAAAAGTTCAACCTTGTTCTCTGCGTAGCGTGATCCTCGTGGGCCAGGAGCCCGGCACTGACTTTAAGGAGGGCGCCAACATCATCCGCTACAAAGTCTACGATCAAGCCAGAAACAGAGCTGCCTGCAAGTTTATCATTCGGGTCGAAGGTGAGCAGACGACGCACTTGAAGAACATCGACACTCCAATACCAAGAGGGTTTTCTATACGTTTTATGCTTCAATTAGGGCTGCGACGATGAATCGAAGAACTCAACTAATTCACCaattgtgaaatctgggcctgtttagttgaacaccaAGCTGCCATAGATgcatataataatatacattatttttagtaAAGGGCCAATTCAGCGAAATGTGAGAATTTGGGCGTCAGTGAATTATAAAAGCAGCCCGCCGTGTCCCCCTTCCTTCCAGTGAGGAGATGCCCCGCCCTGCACCCCCCGATGCACGGCTCGCTCGCCTGCTCCTCCGACGTCACCAACTACGGCGCCGCGTGCGTCTACCTCTGCGACGGCGGGTACGAGCGCAGGGGCGTGTCCAGTCGGGTTTGCCAGTTGGACGGCAGCTGGAGCGACGGCCCTGCGGAGTGCGCGCGTGAGTACCGAGTACAGTTGAACCCGGCatactttgtgtttttgactAATCCCTAACACTTGTTTTAAGTCAAGAATTATTGGGGTTTTTAagaagaaacaaacattttcaatgcaaTTCTAATAGCCGTCAATTAtatgcagattttcactattcgcagtCTGTCCCAGTCCATATCCCCCGCGaatagtgggggtccactgtacatgcTATCAGGGTTATtacgttcatccatccattttctggagcaTTATTTTGTCATCATTAAGGTCACGGGTGCACCGGAGCtggtcccagctgactttgggtgagaggcggagtGCACCAGGGCCTAGTTGCCAGTCGCTGCCAATTGCAGCGATCGATACCACAGTAGCCGCCACTTGAATAGAAGTCATTCTTGGTCATTGGAATAAATCGGCACTGTCTCGCAGCGGTGCAAAATTCGGCTTTCTGTGTATCGATAGGAACTAAGAATAACAATGACACGTGAATGGAAACAAATCACGTTCCATTCCAGTCTTTCCCAAGTACAAATGATCTGTCGTCCGAGACAACAGCTGCACTCATTGGTATAAATGAAGACCACCTTGAAATCAAAACCTCATCCTTATTTGCAGTTGAGAATTCATATTTTCCTCAGGCACCATCGAAGTGAACGCAACCTCGTGTGTTTTTTAGCCATGGCGATCGAGTCGGATGTGAAAACGGCGTCGGCTCTGCTGCGTcagtttttccagaagaggcgcCTTCTCATCCTGTCCGCGCCCGACATCACCGACCCGGAGTACCAGCTACAGAACGTCATGTTACAAGTGAGGTGAACGTCATTGGCTGCAGATAACCCCGAAAGGCATGCAATCAAGTCAATCTTCCCGCAGAAAGCAGACTGCGGATTACAACTGCGCCACGTGACGCTCATCGAGCTGCTGGGCTCGTCGCCGGGCGAGACGGGACGTATCAAGGAGAACAACCTGACCTCGGCGGTCATCGACGAGTTGAGGTAAAGTCGAGAGAAACTCCGAATGGATTCGAATAACTCCGCCTTTGGAAGTATCATACTGCCAAAGTGTACACTTAGTAACGTCAATACACGCACATATTTGCTCTCTCACTCACAATCGTGCACAATTACTCACTCGCTGCAtcttgctttggcgccatcttgtggcagagtgttgaagtgaggggaggaacttcatttagtcaggccatagccttgtctattCGGAAGAAAATGCTTTGTCACcaacttgtggcatctatagccaaaaacattttttttttttttttggggggggggggggggggggtcatcaaTTACTTGCAGACTTTTGGTCCTTATATTCTCCCTGTATaattacatgtatatatatatatttttttttaaattagaaaattGTGTTAACTAGTAACATTCAACTTAAAACATTCTAGCAGTAATGGCTCCAAAGACGGGGCATATACAGTCGCTACGGAATGTATTCAGACGCACTtcaatctttcactctttgttatattgcagccatttgctaagatcatttaaattcatttttttcccctcattaatgtacacatagcaccccatattga
This window encodes:
- the srpx2 gene encoding sushi repeat-containing protein SRPX2, with amino-acid sequence MPGSLVLFLLFFYLTAVRGTTEEGGGNDDVVDADDALRRDYTQLHWCHTPRLVNGELSCHSPRGRAYRTTQGTRCNMSCDRGYRLIGRSSIQCLANRRWSGTAVCRKMRCSVLPLIPHGRYTCTQGFVADSRCDFTCTPGRRIEGEHSRTCRHGGTWSGVQPICSDTEPPKMRCPRSRIKVAEPAKLTARVTWDAPVATDTADKILDVILVGQEPGTDFKEGANIIRYKVYDQARNRAACKFIIRVEVRRCPALHPPMHGSLACSSDVTNYGAACVYLCDGGYERRGVSSRVCQLDGSWSDGPAECAPMAIESDVKTASALLRQFFQKRRLLILSAPDITDPEYQLQNVMLQKADCGLQLRHVTLIELLGSSPGETGRIKENNLTSAVIDELRLTFRISRQYFSMVLVDKLGLDRERFINPLASEELFSYIDSFVLDEDEREKLELHRDLCDS